One Campylobacter sp. RM16192 genomic region harbors:
- the dnaG gene encoding DNA primase, whose translation MIDPKSIEKLKEQADIIDIVGHYIPLKKSGSNYVCVCPFHDDKNPSMSVSPSRGIFHCFSCKAGGDVIKFVMDYEKLTYPEAIEKIAMLSNFTLNYVKNERENVKENKHVLEKANAYYRSLLYKTPAAIEYLYSRGVTDALCEKFELGFAPDSIQTIRLLENEQILPNEALESGIVKQNESGIYASFIQRITFPIYTHTGKLVGFGGRTLSGHQAKYVNSPQSEIFDKSTLFYGYHLAKRDIHAKNQIIITEGYLDVIMLHHAGFTNAVAVLGTALTQKHLPLLKRGELTVVLCFDGDSAGINAAVKSAHLLAQNEIDGSVVILEGGADPADMVVAGKIKELGDMFESGVEIGEFYIRNLVAKFDLTRPIQKQKALEEVREFTMSLKPIIANSYAPLVANLLKIDMNSFALTNGRVRVNAPGQQAIQAMPSKIYQKDKLELELLKTLAEANGLSDMILDLVKKEYFTHHGEIFEAILRRSPEDEAILREISLEDVDIMQSEEQILEAVKILKIRFYENMRREYLSSNRSDKIEILKKIGMILEKLKR comes from the coding sequence ATGATAGATCCAAAATCCATTGAAAAACTCAAAGAACAAGCCGATATAATCGACATCGTAGGACACTATATCCCGCTTAAAAAATCAGGCTCAAACTACGTCTGCGTATGTCCGTTTCACGACGATAAAAACCCGAGCATGAGCGTGAGCCCAAGCCGCGGGATATTTCACTGCTTTTCATGCAAGGCGGGCGGAGACGTCATAAAATTCGTGATGGATTACGAGAAGCTTACATATCCGGAAGCTATCGAAAAGATAGCGATGCTTTCAAATTTCACGCTTAATTACGTAAAAAACGAGCGTGAAAATGTGAAAGAAAATAAACACGTCCTTGAAAAAGCAAACGCCTACTATCGCAGTTTGCTTTATAAGACTCCTGCAGCGATAGAGTATCTATACTCGCGGGGTGTTACGGATGCGCTTTGTGAGAAATTTGAACTTGGCTTTGCGCCTGATAGCATTCAGACGATAAGACTGCTTGAAAACGAGCAAATTTTGCCAAACGAAGCGCTTGAATCAGGCATCGTCAAGCAAAATGAAAGCGGAATTTACGCAAGTTTTATCCAGCGTATCACTTTTCCAATCTACACGCACACGGGCAAGCTTGTTGGCTTTGGAGGACGCACACTTTCGGGGCATCAGGCTAAATACGTAAATTCGCCTCAGAGTGAAATTTTTGATAAATCAACGCTTTTTTACGGCTATCACTTGGCAAAACGCGACATTCACGCCAAAAATCAAATCATCATCACCGAGGGCTATCTTGACGTGATTATGCTTCATCATGCCGGATTTACGAACGCAGTTGCAGTACTTGGAACGGCTCTTACGCAAAAGCACTTGCCGCTTTTAAAACGAGGTGAGCTAACCGTGGTGCTTTGCTTTGACGGTGATAGTGCGGGCATAAACGCGGCTGTTAAATCCGCTCACCTGCTTGCGCAAAACGAGATAGACGGAAGTGTCGTTATCCTTGAAGGTGGAGCCGATCCTGCCGATATGGTCGTAGCAGGCAAGATAAAAGAGCTTGGCGATATGTTTGAAAGCGGAGTTGAGATCGGAGAGTTTTATATAAGAAATTTAGTGGCTAAATTTGACCTAACTCGCCCGATACAAAAGCAAAAGGCTCTTGAAGAGGTGCGCGAATTTACTATGAGTTTAAAGCCGATAATTGCAAATTCTTATGCGCCGCTTGTGGCAAATTTGCTTAAGATAGATATGAATTCCTTTGCGCTTACGAACGGACGCGTGCGGGTTAATGCACCTGGGCAACAGGCTATACAAGCTATGCCTAGCAAAATTTATCAAAAGGACAAGCTTGAGCTTGAGCTTTTAAAGACGCTTGCGGAGGCAAACGGGTTAAGTGATATGATTTTGGATTTGGTGAAAAAAGAGTATTTTACTCATCACGGCGAAATTTTTGAAGCTATTTTACGCAGATCGCCTGAGGATGAGGCCATCTTGCGTGAAATTTCGCTTGAAGATGTAGATATCATGCAAAGCGAGGAGCAAATTTTAGAAGCGGTAAAGATACTCAAGATAAGATTTTACGAAAATATGCGAAGAGAGTATTTGTCCTCAAATCGCAGTGACAAAATAGAAATTTTAAAAAAGATAGGGATGATTTTGGAGAAACTCAAACGATGA
- a CDS encoding restriction endonuclease, with the protein MKNLLVKMGYAEGTLTKDGADGGIDGIINEDELRISKIYIQAKHWQGNITRPELNKFAGAILDKQTKKGVFITTSKFTKDAEHYAKNLQDHSIALIDGERLAELMIKYKVGVQVRQNIEICEVDKDFFDEFME; encoded by the coding sequence GTGAAAAATCTTTTGGTTAAGATGGGTTACGCAGAAGGCACACTCACAAAGGACGGAGCCGATGGCGGCATAGATGGGATTATAAACGAAGACGAGCTTAGAATTTCTAAAATTTATATTCAAGCAAAGCATTGGCAAGGAAACATCACTCGCCCCGAACTTAACAAATTTGCAGGAGCTATTTTAGATAAGCAGACGAAAAAGGGCGTTTTCATCACTACTTCAAAATTTACTAAAGATGCCGAGCATTACGCGAAAAACTTGCAGGATCATTCTATCGCGCTTATTGACGGTGAGCGACTTGCTGAATTGATGATAAAGTATAAAGTAGGCGTTCAGGTCAGACAAAATATCGAAATTTGCGAAGTTGATAAGGACTTTTTCGATGAGTTTATGGAGTGA
- a CDS encoding CDC27 family protein codes for MDIFFIEFRDPIFGLVVFVSLVLMIAVLSYIWGVFRNKDEKQELEKFLKKFDKTEGLSSEHKDMLVKFDVDSASLCFLANTFAKSGYFEKAINIYSIALSKAKSKSEKEPIFTDLGQVFFKAGFLQKARDIFLEALKLSPRNQTALKFLTVVYEKLKEYDEALNALDALEELGLDVKSQKAYIDIMKILIDRQMSLEEKTDKILKLKDKFTLANRMALENWLQKGADIVNFPDFPPLKDVFDIIYRQERAVNLSDEEYKSLFYAKNLSDEPTKELGFELEVMTNLKKAGFNKADLSFNYICKNCKNSFPLHFYRCPICHELGSAQILPHITEKSNENSMPF; via the coding sequence TTGGATATATTTTTTATAGAGTTTAGAGATCCGATTTTCGGGCTTGTCGTGTTTGTTTCGCTTGTCCTTATGATAGCCGTTTTAAGCTACATCTGGGGTGTTTTTAGAAACAAAGACGAAAAGCAGGAGTTGGAGAAATTTTTAAAGAAATTTGACAAAACCGAAGGGCTTAGCAGCGAGCATAAAGATATGCTTGTCAAATTTGACGTAGATAGTGCCTCTCTTTGTTTTCTAGCAAACACGTTTGCAAAGAGCGGTTACTTCGAAAAGGCGATAAACATCTACTCGATCGCACTTAGCAAAGCAAAGAGCAAAAGCGAAAAAGAGCCTATTTTTACGGATTTGGGGCAGGTCTTTTTCAAAGCGGGTTTTTTGCAAAAGGCTAGAGATATATTTTTAGAAGCGTTAAAGCTATCTCCGCGCAACCAAACCGCGCTTAAATTTCTAACAGTCGTTTATGAAAAATTAAAAGAGTATGACGAAGCGCTAAACGCTCTTGATGCGCTTGAAGAGCTTGGACTTGACGTCAAATCCCAAAAAGCCTATATAGATATCATGAAAATTTTGATAGATAGGCAGATGAGTCTGGAAGAAAAAACCGATAAAATTTTAAAGCTTAAAGACAAATTTACTCTTGCCAATCGCATGGCTCTTGAAAACTGGCTGCAAAAAGGAGCGGATATCGTAAATTTCCCTGATTTTCCGCCATTAAAAGACGTTTTTGATATCATCTACAGACAAGAGCGTGCAGTAAATTTAAGCGATGAAGAGTATAAATCGCTATTTTACGCTAAAAATTTAAGCGACGAGCCGACAAAAGAGCTTGGATTTGAGCTTGAAGTGATGACGAATTTAAAAAAAGCGGGCTTTAACAAAGCCGATCTTAGCTTTAATTACATCTGCAAAAATTGTAAAAACTCCTTTCCGCTTCATTTTTACCGCTGTCCGATCTGCCACGAGCTAGGAAGCGCTCAAATTTTGCCTCATATCACGGAAAAATCCAATGAAAACAGTATGCCT
- a CDS encoding winged helix-turn-helix domain-containing protein, with protein MASHKEMMLPILGFLSTKSEADRKEIYEFAAKHFKLSDDEKELKIPSGKVLLHVSRASWALSYLASIQEIMNLPKNKRPAQKIGRGTFKITEFGRKICADKNSEAKFISWYDEVYNKNKSSKHDKPLSATDQNSKDITPIVLISRSKSF; from the coding sequence GTGGCAAGTCACAAAGAGATGATGCTGCCGATACTCGGATTTCTTAGCACTAAAAGCGAAGCGGATAGAAAAGAAATTTATGAATTTGCGGCGAAACATTTTAAACTTAGCGATGATGAAAAGGAGCTTAAGATACCAAGCGGCAAAGTGCTTTTACACGTAAGTAGGGCTAGTTGGGCGTTAAGCTATCTTGCCTCTATACAAGAGATTATGAATTTGCCGAAAAACAAAAGACCTGCTCAAAAAATAGGGCGAGGCACTTTTAAAATAACAGAATTTGGTAGAAAAATTTGCGCCGATAAGAACTCTGAGGCTAAATTTATCTCTTGGTATGATGAAGTTTACAATAAGAATAAAAGTAGCAAACATGATAAGCCGTTATCCGCAACCGATCAAAATTCTAAAGATATAACCCCGATAGTGCTGATATCGCGCTCAAAGAGCTTCTAA
- a CDS encoding argininosuccinate synthase domain-containing protein — protein sequence MKALVLFSGGLDSMLAIRLLKEQGIEVTAVHIDIGFGAGEGKFDVLEKRAAMAGAKLKIVDIRSEYLQNVLFNPKFGYGKHFNPCIDCHAYMFKTALSMLEDEGASFIATGEVLGQRPMSQKRDAMVHVKTLARDEDDLILRPMSALLMKPTKPERDGWVDREHLLGLSGRDRKPQIKLAKEFGFSDFESPAGGCLLTVEGFANKIKDFLKFDKDMSLKDMQLLRIGRHLRLKNGSKMVIGRDESDNEKLLALQNPKFAQIEFDDSVVGAVSFINLNADEEDLKFAVRLALAYTRADKEREYSAKIGEKTIIAKPFEDKSPAQEWFIT from the coding sequence ATGAAGGCATTGGTTTTGTTTAGCGGCGGGCTTGATAGTATGCTTGCTATCAGGCTTTTAAAAGAGCAAGGCATCGAAGTAACAGCGGTGCATATAGATATAGGATTTGGCGCGGGTGAGGGCAAATTTGACGTGCTTGAAAAGCGTGCGGCGATGGCGGGCGCGAAGCTAAAGATAGTAGATATCAGAAGTGAATACTTGCAAAACGTGCTTTTTAACCCGAAATTTGGCTACGGCAAGCACTTTAACCCCTGTATTGATTGTCACGCGTACATGTTTAAAACCGCTTTAAGTATGCTTGAGGATGAGGGCGCTAGCTTCATCGCTACGGGTGAGGTTCTAGGGCAGCGTCCGATGAGTCAAAAACGCGATGCGATGGTGCATGTAAAGACTTTGGCTAGAGATGAAGACGATCTTATCTTGCGTCCTATGTCGGCACTTCTTATGAAACCTACAAAGCCCGAGCGCGATGGCTGGGTCGATAGAGAGCATCTGCTTGGACTTAGCGGCAGAGATAGAAAGCCTCAGATAAAGCTAGCTAAAGAATTTGGATTTAGCGACTTTGAAAGCCCAGCCGGTGGGTGCTTGCTCACAGTTGAAGGCTTTGCAAACAAGATAAAGGACTTTTTAAAATTTGATAAGGATATGAGCCTAAAAGATATGCAGCTTCTTAGGATCGGGCGGCATTTACGGCTTAAAAACGGCTCAAAGATGGTGATCGGACGCGACGAAAGCGATAACGAAAAACTACTCGCGCTTCAAAATCCGAAATTTGCTCAAATAGAGTTTGATGATAGCGTTGTGGGCGCGGTTAGTTTTATAAATTTAAATGCTGATGAAGAGGATCTTAAATTTGCCGTGCGTCTTGCACTTGCCTACACGAGAGCTGATAAAGAGCGCGAGTATAGCGCTAAAATTGGCGAAAAAACTATCATCGCAAAACCGTTTGAGGATAAAAGCCCTGCCCAGGAGTGGTTTATAACTTAA